Genomic DNA from Candidatus Methylacidiphilales bacterium:
TTGGCCTGAAGCTTCAATCGGCATTGGGAAATGATTCGTAGCGGGATCATCTACGAGGCGGATGCCTGGGGCGCGAGAGAGAATTTCACGAGCTTCTGCAGGGCTGAGTTTACGTGCTGTCTCAATGACGACGGATTCAGAATGGGCGCGGAAAACCGGGACGCGAATGCAAGTGGCGCATATGGGAAGATCGGGGAGATGAAAGATCTTACGAATTTCTTGGCGGACTTTGTTTTCTTCGTCGTTGTAGCCGTTGTCGGCGATGGGGGTGTTGTGAGAAAAGAGGTTGAACGCGATCGGATGAGGGAAGACGCTGCATGTGAGAGGTTCATTTCGCAGATATTGAGCAACTTGCTTTTCAAGCTCAACCATTGCTTGTGCCCCCGCGCCACTCACGGACTGATAGGTGGAAACGATTATGCGCTGGATGGTAGCAGCCTGGTGGAGCGGCCATAAGGCTACTGCAAGGATTGCAGCAGTGCAGTTTGGATTCGCGATGAGCCCTCGATGGGTGGAGAGGTCTTGAGGGTTGACTTCAGGCACAACAAGTGGGATCGCAGGATCCATCCGAAAAGCTGAGGAGTTGTCAATTA
This window encodes:
- a CDS encoding aspartate-semialdehyde dehydrogenase: MLKPPIHLAILGATGAVGQEVIRTLERRNFPIRQLTLLASERSAGKTLSFRGESIPVQPVKTESFRGVDIAIFSAGASRSREFAPHAQAAGAIVIDNSSAFRMDPAIPLVVPEVNPQDLSTHRGLIANPNCTAAILAVALWPLHQAATIQRIIVSTYQSVSGAGAQAMVELEKQVAQYLRNEPLTCSVFPHPIAFNLFSHNTPIADNGYNDEENKVRQEIRKIFHLPDLPICATCIRVPVFRAHSESVVIETARKLSPAEAREILSRAPGIRLVDDPATNHFPMPIEASGQLEILVGRIREDLSHPRGLALFISGDQLLKGAAWNAVQIAELLLDKAS